A single genomic interval of Zunongwangia sp. HGR-M22 harbors:
- a CDS encoding potassium channel family protein — MNIIIVGSGRTGKHVIEDALKDRHNVHVIEKDKNIANWVATNYDCVVINADATNPETLKEAKADVADAIIVTTNDDAVNSLVILLAKKMGIKRLISSVNNDELLPIFEQLGIDTVESPYRLNGKYLYRAMQGPNVKEFLDLGDGFELLEMIVEKNSKVSNKYIKQLTKDKIFPQDSLVVLVKRNNQVIIPEGDTRIFVNDILVILSKKEKITELSNVFEAE, encoded by the coding sequence ATGAATATAATTATCGTAGGTTCAGGAAGAACAGGAAAACACGTTATTGAAGATGCGTTAAAAGACCGTCACAATGTTCACGTTATTGAAAAAGATAAAAATATCGCTAATTGGGTGGCTACCAACTATGATTGTGTGGTTATTAATGCCGATGCCACCAATCCAGAAACTTTAAAAGAAGCAAAAGCGGACGTAGCCGATGCCATCATCGTTACTACGAATGATGATGCTGTAAACTCGTTAGTGATTCTTTTAGCCAAAAAAATGGGGATTAAACGTCTCATAAGTTCCGTTAATAACGATGAATTGTTGCCTATTTTTGAACAATTAGGGATTGATACTGTGGAAAGCCCTTATCGGTTAAACGGAAAATACCTCTATAGGGCGATGCAAGGCCCTAATGTAAAGGAATTTTTAGATCTTGGGGATGGCTTTGAGTTGTTAGAAATGATTGTAGAAAAAAACTCTAAAGTATCCAATAAGTATATCAAACAACTAACAAAAGATAAAATTTTTCCACAGGATTCCTTAGTGGTATTGGTTAAAAGAAACAATCAGGTCATTATTCCTGAAGGGGACACGCGTATTTTTGTGAATGATATTTTGGTGATCCTATCAAAAAAAGAAAAGATCACAGAATTATCGAATGTATTTGAAGCTGAATAA
- a CDS encoding ATP-binding protein encodes MKSIFSRDISKTKQYAISISIILIASVSSYFFHDLMGYRAVALLLLLAVSLSAVLFDILPVLVCALLSALILNFFFIPPTFTFKIESAEDVLMFLMYLLVAMINAVLTIKIRQFENKKRDEEEKEKTIALYNTLLNSLSHELRTPIATIIGSVDTIVDNEDKLSKENIKELYNEIATAGSRLNRQVENLLNMSRLDAGMLKPTFDWVDVNELVFKAIKESEHSIENTKVIFEPSEKVALIYLDGGFLEMILYNLIHNAIRHTPKNSNILINCGYKDERLIIDISDNGLGFPKEEIDFVFDKFYKLNGTATGGTGLGLSIVKGFTEALNGKIMLENKKTGGAHFHLEIPARTSTLDINENE; translated from the coding sequence ATGAAATCAATTTTCAGCAGGGATATCAGTAAAACAAAACAGTACGCCATAAGCATCTCAATTATTTTAATCGCTTCCGTTAGTTCCTACTTTTTTCACGATCTTATGGGTTACCGGGCTGTGGCATTGCTATTGTTACTCGCCGTATCCCTTTCTGCGGTTCTATTTGATATCCTTCCTGTATTGGTCTGCGCATTGTTAAGTGCATTAATTTTGAATTTTTTCTTTATCCCTCCTACATTTACCTTTAAAATTGAGTCGGCAGAGGACGTCCTGATGTTTTTAATGTATTTACTCGTCGCAATGATTAATGCGGTACTCACGATAAAAATAAGGCAATTTGAAAATAAAAAACGGGACGAAGAGGAAAAAGAAAAAACCATAGCCCTATACAATACACTGCTTAATTCTTTATCGCACGAACTTCGAACACCCATTGCCACCATAATTGGTTCTGTGGATACTATTGTAGATAACGAGGATAAACTCTCTAAAGAAAATATTAAGGAACTTTATAACGAAATCGCTACAGCTGGAAGCCGATTAAACCGGCAGGTGGAGAACCTACTGAATATGAGCCGGCTTGATGCAGGGATGCTAAAACCAACTTTTGATTGGGTAGACGTGAATGAACTCGTTTTTAAAGCTATAAAGGAAAGTGAACATTCCATAGAAAATACCAAAGTTATTTTTGAACCCAGTGAAAAAGTAGCTCTAATTTATTTAGATGGCGGGTTTTTAGAAATGATTCTTTATAATTTGATACATAATGCCATTCGCCATACACCAAAAAATTCAAATATTCTCATTAATTGTGGGTATAAAGATGAGAGATTAATCATCGATATTTCCGATAATGGTTTGGGGTTTCCTAAAGAAGAAATAGATTTTGTATTCGATAAATTTTATAAGCTAAATGGAACAGCTACAGGAGGTACCGGATTGGGGCTTTCCATTGTTAAAGGTTTTACAGAAGCCCTAAATGGAAAAATAATGCTGGAAAACAAGAAAACCGGTGGAGCCCATTTTCATCTGGAAATCCCCGCACGAACTTCAACTTTAGATATTAACGAAAATGAATAA
- the kdpC gene encoding potassium-transporting ATPase subunit KdpC, translating into MKNFKSSIILALITIVIFGALYPLAMTGLGGIIAPNAAEGKPIYKNETLIGYENVGQSFYSDKYFWSRPSAVDYDASSTGGSNYGNQNPELLKQIEERSQKLLVHNPGLSKADIPVELITASGSGLDPHISKQAALIQVNRIAEIRGIVKEDLVNLINKYNEDAFLGLFGPKDIVNVLKLNIALDQINAEVAFTNRIKNSK; encoded by the coding sequence ATGAAAAATTTTAAATCAAGTATCATACTGGCGCTTATTACTATAGTCATTTTTGGCGCATTATATCCATTGGCAATGACGGGGTTGGGAGGAATAATTGCTCCCAACGCTGCCGAAGGAAAACCGATTTATAAAAATGAAACTCTTATTGGTTATGAAAATGTAGGACAGTCATTTTACAGCGACAAATACTTTTGGAGCCGTCCCTCGGCGGTTGATTATGACGCTTCCTCTACCGGAGGGAGCAATTACGGTAACCAAAATCCAGAGTTATTAAAACAAATCGAAGAACGCAGTCAAAAATTACTGGTACACAATCCGGGGTTGTCCAAAGCGGATATCCCGGTAGAACTCATAACCGCATCCGGTTCAGGGCTTGATCCACACATCAGCAAACAAGCCGCCCTGATACAGGTAAACCGCATCGCTGAAATTCGTGGAATCGTGAAAGAAGATTTGGTCAACCTGATCAATAAATATAATGAAGATGCGTTTCTCGGACTTTTCGGCCCTAAAGACATTGTAAATGTTTTAAAATTAAATATCGCTTTAGATCAAATAAATGCTGAGGTAGCATTTACAAATCGAATAAAAAATTCAAAATAA
- a CDS encoding TrkH family potassium uptake protein has translation MYKTILKQVVSLQLILGGVILVPGIVAIIYNEWYALIGFLISSMIVSGIAYLIFRNLKNTEDPQYQQSLLIAALGWLMIIIMGSIPYFIIAQITPLEVMQSFVPKGMDYQSSLLNFRNPLHCLFESTSAFTTTGLTMSYHEPSIGKSLMFYRCFSQWVGGAGFIVMALAIFKHIPGQSAILLYGSEASGTKLKTNVIQTARSIWKIYLFLTLTMVAYLFIGTYFILPDYPIAENIFDAINHAMAGQSTGGFSTLDDSIAGYKSEKMEILFLLPMLIGGLSIPFLYRFTVLQNFKELWCDIQSRAFIIASILGGIFLSLLLMTSDGVSDPIREGAFQFISGLSTTGWQTSNIGQWSDLPVLFIVSGAMIIGGCAGGTVGGVKIIRALLLQKGLRWHINKIFASKNTVKKVKFNNRYLLPEEMNAQLAKAGIFTLIYILFVFFSTCITVYFMGEDYSLVDAIFESASAQGTVGLSTGISDPSMSPILETVYIIQMWAGRIEIIPILVLVRVLMYGTKIRNI, from the coding sequence GTGTATAAAACAATACTTAAACAAGTGGTCAGCCTACAGCTTATATTGGGTGGAGTAATATTGGTACCCGGTATCGTGGCTATTATTTATAACGAATGGTATGCGCTAATAGGGTTCCTTATCTCATCAATGATAGTATCAGGAATAGCTTATCTCATCTTTAGAAACCTTAAAAATACTGAAGATCCTCAATATCAGCAATCGCTGCTTATTGCGGCGCTGGGTTGGCTAATGATTATTATAATGGGGAGTATTCCTTATTTCATCATTGCTCAAATTACTCCTTTGGAAGTAATGCAATCATTTGTTCCTAAAGGAATGGACTATCAATCGAGTTTATTAAATTTCAGGAACCCATTACATTGCTTGTTTGAAAGTACAAGTGCGTTCACCACTACAGGGCTTACAATGTCCTATCACGAACCTTCCATTGGAAAATCATTAATGTTCTATCGATGCTTTTCTCAATGGGTTGGGGGCGCCGGGTTTATTGTAATGGCGCTGGCCATTTTTAAACATATTCCCGGGCAATCTGCCATCCTACTGTATGGCTCTGAGGCGAGTGGCACCAAATTAAAAACCAACGTTATACAAACAGCACGGTCCATATGGAAAATCTATCTTTTCCTTACCTTAACAATGGTTGCTTACTTATTTATAGGCACCTATTTTATACTACCGGATTATCCTATTGCTGAAAATATTTTTGATGCGATTAACCACGCAATGGCAGGGCAATCAACTGGTGGTTTTAGTACCCTTGATGATAGCATTGCGGGCTATAAATCTGAGAAAATGGAAATTCTCTTTCTGCTCCCTATGCTTATTGGCGGACTTTCTATCCCTTTTCTATACCGATTTACGGTACTGCAAAATTTTAAAGAATTATGGTGCGATATTCAATCACGGGCATTTATTATAGCCTCTATTCTAGGAGGGATATTTTTATCCCTGCTATTAATGACTTCGGACGGAGTTTCCGACCCCATTAGAGAAGGGGCTTTTCAATTTATCAGTGGTCTATCCACTACCGGCTGGCAAACTTCAAATATCGGACAGTGGAGTGATCTACCGGTACTTTTTATAGTTTCAGGAGCAATGATTATTGGAGGTTGTGCCGGTGGTACGGTTGGTGGCGTTAAAATTATACGTGCCCTCTTACTTCAAAAAGGATTACGATGGCATATTAATAAAATATTTGCTTCGAAAAACACCGTAAAAAAAGTGAAATTTAATAATCGGTATTTACTTCCTGAAGAGATGAATGCCCAACTGGCCAAGGCCGGTATTTTCACCCTTATTTATATCCTTTTTGTATTCTTCTCTACCTGTATTACCGTCTATTTTATGGGAGAAGATTATAGCCTGGTCGATGCTATTTTTGAATCGGCTTCAGCGCAGGGAACCGTAGGGCTATCAACAGGGATTTCAGATCCTTCAATGTCCCCGATTCTAGAAACGGTTTATATCATACAGATGTGGGCCGGACGGATCGAGATTATTCCCATTCTGGTATTGGTAAGAGTATTAATGTATGGCACAAAAATTAGAAATATCTAA
- a CDS encoding sensor histidine kinase, with protein sequence MTLKKKLILLLSVLFMVIITSIGLSGYFVNRLAENSREIVNDNYRSLVYVQEMQQILDQVLMKINSSASFNQEINHFKTVLDQQSANITETGEATLTDKLNLYYQDIKQHSNPSYATAPPANNTAIRQSIFEAKNSLNTIFKLNEKAVEMRNQKAAKAADDAILFSSLFALTAILVTIFYIFQIPNYLVKPIQEITRQMQAISNRNYKVSVDENRKDEFQEMAVVFNKMAHRLETFEESNMNKLMTERNRLNAVVEQFDIPILGISESNKVLFANDRMLRIIEQKKESIQGKNLMQLCANNDLLKLLTENNSPENERQLIRIILEGNERLFSKRMITTDTVIPNKNYLTHDRLIILNDVTDFIQKDVMKTQFMATLSHELKTPVAAIEMSTDLLFSKKVGNLNEEQQEYVTKINDQASRIRRMVNEVLELSKIESGTIDFDLENVEVSFLVAEAIETIKPFLNHKNITIETQISDNLPPINVDSHKMLWTLNNFLTNAIRYTPNDGTIKVVALFKNKSIGIEVTDNGPGINIRDQKRIFEKYVRINKNEKGGTGLGLAISKEFIEAMGGSIGVRSEENKGATFWVKLNTT encoded by the coding sequence ATGACCTTAAAAAAGAAATTAATACTGCTTTTGTCTGTGCTCTTTATGGTGATAATTACCAGTATTGGGCTAAGCGGGTATTTTGTAAATCGGCTGGCAGAAAATAGTCGCGAAATCGTGAACGATAATTACCGTAGTCTTGTGTATGTTCAGGAAATGCAACAAATACTCGATCAGGTATTAATGAAAATTAATAGTTCCGCTTCCTTCAATCAGGAAATAAACCATTTTAAAACAGTTTTAGATCAACAATCTGCTAATATTACCGAAACCGGAGAAGCCACCCTTACCGATAAATTAAATTTGTATTATCAGGATATTAAGCAACATTCAAATCCATCGTACGCTACAGCACCTCCCGCCAATAATACTGCTATTCGCCAATCCATTTTTGAGGCTAAAAATAGTTTGAATACTATTTTCAAGCTGAATGAAAAAGCAGTGGAAATGCGCAACCAAAAGGCGGCAAAAGCGGCTGATGATGCTATTTTATTCTCATCGTTATTTGCGCTTACCGCCATATTGGTGACCATTTTTTATATTTTCCAAATTCCTAACTATCTGGTAAAACCTATCCAAGAAATTACGCGGCAAATGCAGGCTATCTCAAATCGTAATTATAAGGTTTCTGTAGATGAAAACCGCAAAGATGAATTTCAAGAAATGGCTGTGGTGTTTAATAAGATGGCTCATCGCCTAGAAACCTTTGAGGAAAGTAATATGAACAAATTAATGACAGAGCGTAACCGGTTAAATGCCGTGGTCGAGCAATTTGATATTCCTATTTTAGGTATTTCCGAATCCAATAAGGTTTTATTTGCCAACGATCGAATGTTGCGCATTATTGAGCAAAAAAAAGAATCTATTCAAGGTAAAAATTTAATGCAACTATGTGCGAATAATGATTTATTGAAATTATTAACAGAAAACAACTCCCCTGAAAATGAGCGTCAACTTATTAGAATTATTTTGGAAGGCAACGAACGGCTCTTTTCCAAACGGATGATTACTACCGATACTGTAATTCCCAATAAAAATTATTTAACGCACGATCGTTTGATTATATTAAATGATGTTACTGATTTTATTCAAAAGGATGTGATGAAAACACAATTTATGGCTACCCTTAGCCACGAATTGAAAACCCCGGTAGCTGCCATCGAAATGAGTACCGATTTGTTATTTAGCAAAAAAGTAGGGAATTTAAATGAAGAACAACAGGAATACGTAACCAAAATCAACGACCAGGCTTCAAGGATCAGGAGAATGGTCAATGAAGTTCTGGAACTCTCTAAAATAGAATCGGGAACTATCGATTTTGATTTGGAAAATGTAGAAGTATCCTTTTTAGTGGCAGAAGCTATTGAAACCATTAAACCGTTTTTGAATCATAAGAATATAACCATTGAAACCCAGATAAGCGATAATCTGCCTCCTATAAATGTTGACAGCCATAAAATGCTTTGGACCCTGAATAATTTCCTGACCAACGCCATCAGGTACACCCCGAACGATGGTACGATAAAAGTAGTGGCCCTTTTTAAAAACAAATCGATAGGGATAGAGGTTACTGATAATGGCCCCGGGATAAATATTAGGGATCAAAAGCGGATTTTTGAAAAATATGTTCGTATTAACAAAAATGAAAAAGGTGGTACAGGGCTTGGCTTGGCGATTTCAAAAGAATTTATTGAAGCGATGGGAGGCTCCATTGGCGTACGTTCCGAAGAAAATAAAGGAGCTACCTTTTGGGTAAAATTAAATACAACTTAA
- a CDS encoding sensor protein KdpD, translating into MNDSQNNFYDQISRRRQGRLKVYIGMIAGVGKTYRMLQEAHELVKKGVDVRIGEIVPHNRKETLALVAGIPEIKKKEVFYKSKKLSELNLEAILELHPTVVLVDELAHTNIPGSHNEKRWQDVLEIIDAGINVITAFNVQHLESLRDQVHRITGIEITETIPDYFLEYADEVVNIDLPAQDLIQRLKDGKIYAPERAEYALRNFFQPEKILHLRDLALRKVAEKVEHKIINTSTRLPFEKFLACISTNDTGAKKILRKAARMSTHYQAQWLVLYVQTSRESTNKVNLASQRKLLMNLKWAAEQGARTLKRESDDVAQAIYEVILEEDITTVIIGKPHSTIIKSLMGKNYFKNLLNKLENQEIDVVIVA; encoded by the coding sequence ATGAATGATTCCCAGAATAATTTTTACGACCAGATAAGCCGCCGTCGACAAGGGCGACTAAAAGTCTATATTGGAATGATTGCGGGCGTGGGGAAAACCTACCGAATGCTACAGGAAGCCCACGAGTTGGTAAAAAAAGGGGTAGATGTACGTATTGGCGAGATTGTACCCCACAATCGTAAAGAAACATTGGCCTTGGTCGCGGGAATTCCCGAGATCAAAAAAAAGGAAGTTTTTTATAAGTCAAAAAAATTGAGCGAACTTAACCTGGAGGCCATTCTTGAGCTCCATCCTACTGTGGTTTTGGTAGATGAACTGGCGCACACCAACATTCCAGGGAGCCATAACGAAAAACGCTGGCAAGACGTGCTGGAAATCATTGATGCCGGAATTAATGTGATTACGGCTTTTAATGTGCAACATCTGGAAAGTTTAAGGGATCAGGTACATCGCATTACCGGAATAGAAATTACAGAAACGATACCCGACTATTTTCTTGAATACGCCGATGAAGTGGTAAATATCGACCTACCGGCACAAGATTTAATCCAGCGATTAAAGGATGGAAAAATCTATGCCCCAGAACGCGCTGAATATGCATTAAGAAATTTTTTTCAACCTGAAAAAATCCTGCATCTAAGGGATTTAGCGCTTCGAAAAGTAGCCGAAAAAGTAGAGCATAAAATTATAAACACCTCTACCCGCCTTCCGTTTGAAAAATTTTTAGCGTGTATTAGTACAAATGATACCGGTGCAAAAAAAATTTTGCGAAAGGCAGCTAGGATGAGTACACATTACCAGGCACAATGGTTGGTTTTATATGTGCAGACCTCCAGGGAAAGTACAAATAAAGTAAATTTGGCCAGCCAACGAAAATTATTAATGAACCTAAAATGGGCCGCAGAACAAGGTGCCAGAACTTTAAAACGCGAAAGCGACGATGTAGCGCAAGCGATCTATGAGGTGATCTTAGAAGAAGATATTACTACAGTTATTATTGGGAAACCCCACAGTACCATAATAAAGAGCTTAATGGGAAAAAATTATTTTAAAAATTTGCTCAATAAATTAGAAAATCAAGAAATAGATGTAGTAATTGTTGCCTAA
- a CDS encoding response regulator — MNNINILIIDDEPQIRKLLQINLESNDYKVIQASTGKDGIALAANHRPDLILLDIGLPDISGHQVLNNLREWNNNPIIILSVQDNEADIIAALDNGATDYLTKPFRTGELLARIRAAIRKNQQVDNNSIITTGWLTIDLIARTVKINDSIIKLTSTEYSLLSILVKNEGKVLTHQYLLKEVWGENFQYETQYLRVFIGTLRKKIEKNPNNPSHIITESGIGYRFQ, encoded by the coding sequence ATGAATAATATAAATATTTTAATTATTGACGACGAACCCCAAATTCGGAAATTACTACAGATTAATTTGGAAAGTAATGATTATAAGGTCATTCAGGCAAGTACAGGAAAAGACGGGATAGCCTTGGCAGCCAATCATCGCCCAGACTTAATTCTTCTGGATATAGGCCTCCCAGACATCAGTGGTCATCAAGTATTAAACAACTTACGGGAATGGAATAATAATCCCATTATTATTCTTTCGGTACAAGATAATGAAGCGGATATTATTGCTGCATTGGATAATGGGGCTACCGACTATCTTACGAAACCATTTCGTACGGGGGAATTACTAGCTCGCATTCGCGCTGCTATCCGAAAAAATCAGCAGGTCGATAATAATTCTATTATTACTACAGGATGGCTCACCATAGATTTGATCGCCAGAACGGTAAAAATAAATGATAGCATAATTAAACTGACTTCCACAGAATACTCCTTGCTTTCCATACTCGTTAAAAACGAAGGCAAAGTACTCACCCATCAATATTTATTAAAAGAAGTTTGGGGAGAAAATTTTCAATATGAAACCCAATACTTAAGAGTTTTTATAGGTACACTTCGCAAAAAAATTGAGAAAAATCCCAATAATCCCAGTCATATTATTACTGAAAGTGGTATCGGATATAGGTTTCAATAA
- a CDS encoding nuclear transport factor 2 family protein, protein MENIEQTANKLIDALIDGDTKALNSLFSEDCKVHLPFKLNYSMDLEGKKEVLSYFQENFNCPTKEKIKQRKSVVSDKSHVLINFEGHCYRNHRKNTFEYSVFCEVFNGKIKEVYAII, encoded by the coding sequence ATGGAAAATATAGAACAAACCGCCAATAAATTAATTGATGCCCTGATCGACGGAGACACTAAAGCATTAAACTCGTTATTTAGTGAAGACTGCAAAGTTCACTTGCCTTTTAAACTAAATTATAGTATGGATCTGGAAGGAAAAAAAGAAGTACTCTCATATTTTCAGGAAAACTTTAATTGCCCCACAAAAGAAAAAATCAAACAACGTAAATCTGTAGTGAGCGATAAAAGCCACGTACTCATAAATTTTGAAGGACATTGTTACCGTAATCATCGCAAAAATACATTTGAATATAGTGTGTTCTGCGAAGTGTTCAACGGAAAAATAAAAGAAGTTTATGCAATCATATAA
- a CDS encoding FAD:protein FMN transferase yields MKHFIFIIYMVFAGAMLSNCTHRSHFIENSGSVYGTYYSVVYESQEDYNNAFDSIFNQINNAVSNYQASSEISRFNTQGFLNNPSPVLLEQLQSAAHYHQITNGAFEPTLLPLIEVWGFGLQKRTEVNHSIIDSLLPLVSFTKNISFNKKFIKANKPGVQLSLTSMGEGYTLNKIASFLDHKGIENYKVELGGEVKCKGKNEDNKVWRIGISNPFYDLGKSPDQLTEIIILNNNSLSTSGSYRKFYIDEKGRKKTHIIDPKTGYPVTHNLLSVSIKCPDAEKADALSTACMVMGLTKSKQFIKREKDIEGFLIFENDNKELETWVSNNF; encoded by the coding sequence ATGAAGCATTTTATTTTTATTATTTATATGGTTTTTGCTGGCGCAATGCTGAGCAATTGCACCCACCGATCACATTTTATAGAAAACAGCGGATCGGTTTATGGCACCTATTATTCTGTAGTTTATGAATCTCAAGAAGATTATAATAATGCCTTCGATTCCATTTTTAACCAAATTAACAATGCCGTAAGTAACTATCAGGCAAGTTCTGAAATTAGCCGCTTTAACACTCAGGGATTCTTAAACAACCCCTCTCCTGTTTTATTGGAACAACTTCAATCTGCTGCCCACTACCATCAAATTACTAATGGTGCTTTTGAACCCACTTTGCTTCCACTTATAGAAGTTTGGGGATTTGGATTACAAAAAAGAACAGAAGTAAATCATTCCATCATTGACTCCTTATTGCCTCTGGTTTCTTTCACAAAAAATATTTCTTTTAACAAAAAGTTCATAAAGGCTAATAAGCCCGGAGTGCAATTAAGTCTTACTTCGATGGGCGAAGGTTACACCCTTAATAAAATTGCTTCCTTTTTGGATCACAAAGGCATTGAAAATTACAAAGTAGAATTAGGCGGAGAGGTTAAATGTAAAGGAAAAAATGAAGATAATAAAGTTTGGCGAATAGGCATTTCTAACCCCTTCTACGATTTAGGAAAGTCCCCTGACCAGCTTACAGAAATTATAATACTCAATAATAACTCATTGAGTACATCGGGAAGCTATCGAAAATTTTATATTGATGAGAAGGGTCGAAAAAAAACACATATCATAGATCCGAAGACAGGTTATCCTGTCACCCACAATCTTTTATCGGTAAGTATAAAGTGCCCAGATGCCGAAAAAGCCGATGCGCTATCTACTGCCTGTATGGTTATGGGGCTTACCAAATCAAAACAATTTATAAAAAGAGAAAAGGATATTGAAGGGTTCTTAATTTTTGAAAATGACAACAAAGAATTGGAAACCTGGGTCTCAAATAATTTTTAG
- a CDS encoding outer membrane beta-barrel protein translates to MKKLMTLAVAALGIAAANAQETEEENKHSLRLTGYVDSYFAGYDNDLDQQEFQPFITVGARDNSFGINVAQFGLHYQHEKVRGNVTLHYGDIPQATWSGDFNMLQEANVGVLLTNGLWLDAGFFRTHIGTESFLPKNNMLSSTAFKTYNEPFYQAGAKLSYDNVENWYFELWALNGYNNFVDNNDTKSVGALISHNFSKNTSITYTNIYGRESEDGISPDQNRFYQNIYLNQNWNNKVFLTIGFDYGIQTNSELKNSSETANMYAGLVTARYQFMPKWSITGRAELFKDENGFISGTTINANGSIKGVELTGYTLGTEYRPIPNAYLRAEARYTHAADDLEIFINDGQPSNHRIEVLLTMGLEIDKIFKF, encoded by the coding sequence ATGAAAAAATTAATGACATTGGCCGTAGCTGCATTAGGTATTGCTGCTGCAAACGCCCAGGAAACTGAAGAGGAAAATAAACATTCTCTAAGACTAACAGGTTATGTAGACAGCTATTTTGCCGGTTATGATAACGACTTGGATCAGCAAGAATTTCAACCCTTTATCACAGTGGGCGCACGCGATAATAGTTTTGGGATCAATGTTGCCCAGTTTGGTCTGCATTACCAGCACGAGAAAGTCCGTGGAAACGTGACCCTGCATTACGGGGATATTCCACAGGCCACCTGGAGTGGCGATTTCAATATGCTCCAAGAAGCTAATGTGGGGGTATTATTAACCAATGGTCTGTGGCTGGATGCTGGCTTTTTTAGAACCCATATCGGTACCGAAAGCTTTTTGCCTAAAAACAATATGCTCAGCAGTACCGCCTTTAAAACCTATAATGAGCCTTTTTACCAGGCAGGGGCAAAATTAAGCTATGATAATGTAGAAAATTGGTATTTTGAATTATGGGCCTTAAACGGTTACAACAATTTTGTAGATAACAACGATACCAAATCGGTTGGGGCTCTGATTAGCCATAATTTTTCTAAAAATACATCGATTACCTACACCAACATCTACGGAAGGGAAAGTGAAGACGGGATTTCCCCGGATCAGAACCGGTTTTACCAAAATATTTATCTGAACCAAAACTGGAACAATAAAGTGTTTTTGACGATAGGTTTTGACTATGGTATCCAGACCAATAGCGAGTTGAAAAATTCCAGTGAAACAGCAAATATGTATGCGGGTTTAGTCACTGCACGATATCAATTTATGCCTAAATGGAGTATAACCGGCCGCGCGGAACTCTTTAAAGATGAAAACGGATTCATCAGCGGTACCACCATAAACGCAAATGGTAGCATAAAAGGGGTGGAACTCACAGGGTATACCTTGGGTACCGAGTACCGTCCCATCCCAAATGCCTATCTAAGGGCAGAAGCACGTTATACCCACGCCGCAGATGATCTGGAAATTTTTATAAATGATGGTCAACCTAGTAATCACCGAATTGAAGTGCTCCTAACTATGGGATTGGAAATCGATAAAATATTCAAATTTTAA